Proteins from a single region of Azospira inquinata:
- a CDS encoding putative metalloprotease CJM1_0395 family protein yields MALAGIVSTPSSSPAALPLNRNGGQGASTPKAGAEAGVQVSLGQGGNGEWSGGYSALGTSSSTAGSAPGAATTASSAGAAGGAVGSSPSGDPAAANQASSSGTTTTASGKKLTPAQEQDVAKLQALDKAVRAHEQAHMAAGGGLVRGGASFSYERGPDGQSYAVGGEVSIDTSQGSTPADTIAKAQQIQSAALAPADPSSQDRAVAAAAAQMEARAREEQSRQQVATSSVNGAKGNESLTQAGRQGAAAYGAQQQGVTGAAQTSFSAFA; encoded by the coding sequence ATGGCCCTGGCTGGGATTGTCTCCACCCCGTCTTCATCCCCGGCCGCCCTTCCTCTGAATCGGAACGGCGGCCAAGGGGCGTCTACGCCAAAGGCGGGGGCGGAGGCGGGTGTCCAGGTGTCCCTGGGGCAAGGCGGCAATGGGGAGTGGTCCGGTGGCTATAGCGCCCTGGGAACTTCATCCTCCACCGCAGGGAGCGCTCCTGGAGCCGCTACCACCGCGTCTTCCGCCGGCGCTGCTGGGGGGGCGGTGGGGAGTTCCCCGTCCGGCGATCCGGCGGCGGCCAATCAGGCCTCCTCTTCTGGTACCACCACTACGGCCAGCGGCAAAAAACTGACTCCCGCCCAGGAACAGGATGTGGCCAAACTCCAGGCCCTGGACAAGGCGGTACGGGCCCACGAGCAGGCCCACATGGCCGCCGGGGGCGGGTTAGTGCGGGGCGGGGCATCCTTTTCCTATGAGCGGGGCCCGGACGGCCAGTCTTATGCGGTGGGGGGGGAGGTCTCCATCGATACGTCTCAGGGGAGCACTCCGGCAGATACCATTGCCAAAGCCCAGCAAATTCAGTCGGCGGCCCTGGCTCCCGCCGATCCCTCCTCCCAGGACCGGGCCGTGGCCGCCGCTGCCGCCCAGATGGAAGCCCGGGCCCGGGAAGAACAGAGCCGACAGCAGGTCGCCACGTCTTCAGTGAATGGGGCCAAGGGTAATGAGAGCCTGACCCAGGCGGGACGCCAGGGAGCGGCGGCCTACGGAGCCCAGCAGCAGGGAGTGACGGGGGCGGCCCAGACTTCCTTCAGCGCTTTTGCTTGA
- a CDS encoding substrate-binding periplasmic protein translates to MFSLRLPLLLLLCFASWQAQGGPTGKVGMPLTEPWSYYAKAGGHHFVPTGILLDINQALERESGISLRPSLQPYFRLDRDLRQGDCDLAYVIRSEEQEGYVEYVAPLFSFEVVALARPGTLLRNRDDLRNLRVGIIKDTHLLPGNGDSGPYTRLEVRDYEALVDMFLAGRLDAIVGGNLSLNYHLRKRGLGPASFNRLNLQRQEVWAVLAKQSGLQRQAPRLRQAVERLREQGFIEEELQRRLSPIAAELATR, encoded by the coding sequence ATGTTTTCCCTCCGTCTCCCCCTGCTACTCCTGCTCTGTTTCGCTTCCTGGCAAGCCCAGGGCGGCCCCACGGGCAAAGTGGGCATGCCCCTCACCGAGCCCTGGAGCTATTACGCCAAGGCGGGCGGGCACCACTTTGTCCCCACGGGAATTCTCCTGGACATCAACCAGGCCCTGGAGCGGGAAAGCGGCATCAGCCTCCGCCCCTCCCTCCAGCCCTATTTCCGCCTGGACCGGGATCTGCGTCAGGGAGACTGCGACCTGGCCTATGTGATCCGGAGTGAGGAACAGGAGGGCTATGTGGAATATGTGGCCCCCCTGTTCAGCTTTGAAGTGGTGGCCCTGGCCCGACCGGGCACCCTGCTGCGCAACCGGGACGATCTGCGCAATCTGCGGGTCGGCATCATCAAGGACACCCACCTGCTGCCCGGCAACGGGGACAGTGGCCCCTATACCCGCCTGGAAGTACGGGACTACGAAGCTCTGGTGGATATGTTCCTGGCCGGACGGCTGGACGCCATTGTGGGGGGCAACCTTTCTCTCAATTACCACCTGCGCAAGCGGGGCCTGGGCCCGGCCAGCTTCAACCGGCTCAACCTCCAGCGTCAGGAAGTCTGGGCGGTGCTGGCCAAGCAGTCTGGCCTGCAACGGCAGGCCCCCCGGCTACGCCAGGCGGTGGAACGGCTGCGGGAACAGGGCTTCATTGAAGAAGAGCTGCAACGGCGCCTCTCCCCCATCGCAGCGGAACTGGCAACCCGTTAA
- the recN gene encoding DNA repair protein RecN, whose protein sequence is MLRRLSIRDFVLVDRLELEFATGFGALTGETGAGKSILVDALAFVLGERADSGLLRSGAERMEVAAEFDGADGGHATDLAAWLRDNDFAPADAGEPLLLRRVLDGNGRSRAYINGSAATLQQLRQVAEWLVDIHGQHAHQSLLRHEVQRHLVDAHGGAGDLARQVASAWKSWRDAQSALEAAARGGEALRREREQLEWQVQELEALGFSPEEWSELNQEHRRLSHAASLLEGAQFSLGLLSEGEEACEARIGAVASRLEDLSEYDPALAEVLALVQSAQAELGEGVSALRRYGDRVDLDPQRLREVEGRLEGVISLARKYRVTPEGLPDLLAESQARLQALGDAANLEVLESRAQAAAAHYRELAQGLSLARQTAAQDLSAAVSASMQELALGGGRFQVALVPQEEGSASGLEQVEFRIAGLAGNEPRPLAKVASGGELSRISLAIQVVTSRQASVPTLIFDEVDVGIGGGVAEVVGRLLHRLGEERQVLCVTHLPQVAARADWQWQVAKSRSGETVTSRVSVLDKSGRVEEIARMLGGVEITATTRRHAKELLEG, encoded by the coding sequence ATGTTGCGCCGCTTGTCCATACGGGATTTTGTGCTGGTGGATCGCCTGGAACTGGAATTCGCCACCGGTTTTGGCGCCCTTACCGGGGAGACCGGCGCCGGTAAATCCATTCTGGTGGATGCCCTGGCCTTCGTGCTGGGGGAACGGGCGGACAGCGGCCTCCTGCGTAGCGGCGCCGAACGCATGGAAGTGGCCGCTGAATTCGACGGGGCTGACGGGGGCCATGCCACCGATCTGGCCGCCTGGTTGCGGGACAACGATTTTGCCCCGGCGGATGCGGGGGAACCCCTGCTGCTGCGCCGGGTGCTGGACGGCAACGGCCGCTCCCGAGCCTACATCAACGGTTCCGCCGCTACCTTGCAGCAACTGCGCCAGGTGGCGGAATGGCTGGTGGATATCCACGGCCAGCACGCCCACCAGTCCCTGCTGCGCCATGAGGTGCAGCGCCATCTGGTGGATGCCCACGGGGGGGCCGGGGATCTGGCCCGGCAGGTGGCCTCGGCCTGGAAAAGCTGGCGGGACGCCCAATCCGCCCTGGAAGCGGCGGCCCGGGGCGGCGAAGCCCTGCGCCGGGAGCGGGAACAGCTGGAATGGCAGGTGCAGGAACTGGAAGCCCTGGGCTTCAGTCCGGAGGAATGGAGTGAGCTGAACCAGGAACACCGGCGCCTTTCCCATGCCGCTTCCCTGCTGGAGGGGGCCCAGTTTTCCCTGGGGCTCTTGAGCGAAGGGGAGGAGGCCTGCGAAGCCCGTATCGGCGCCGTGGCCAGCCGTCTGGAAGATTTGAGCGAATACGATCCGGCCCTGGCCGAGGTGCTGGCCCTGGTCCAGTCCGCCCAGGCGGAACTGGGGGAAGGGGTCTCCGCCCTGCGTCGTTACGGGGATCGGGTGGATTTGGACCCCCAACGGCTGCGGGAAGTGGAAGGCCGCCTAGAAGGGGTGATTTCCCTGGCCCGCAAATACCGGGTGACGCCGGAGGGCCTGCCGGATCTGCTGGCGGAAAGCCAAGCTCGCCTCCAGGCCTTGGGGGACGCGGCCAATCTGGAAGTGCTGGAAAGCCGGGCCCAGGCCGCTGCCGCCCACTACCGGGAACTGGCCCAGGGGCTTTCCCTGGCCCGGCAGACCGCGGCCCAGGACCTTTCCGCCGCAGTCAGCGCCTCCATGCAGGAGCTGGCCCTGGGGGGCGGACGTTTCCAGGTGGCCCTGGTGCCCCAGGAAGAAGGCTCGGCCAGCGGCTTGGAGCAGGTGGAATTCCGCATCGCCGGTTTGGCGGGCAACGAGCCCCGGCCCCTGGCCAAGGTGGCTTCGGGGGGGGAACTGTCCCGCATCAGTCTGGCCATCCAGGTGGTGACCAGCCGTCAGGCCAGCGTTCCCACCCTGATTTTCGACGAAGTGGATGTAGGTATTGGCGGCGGCGTGGCCGAGGTGGTGGGGCGCCTGCTCCATCGCCTGGGGGAAGAGCGCCAGGTCCTGTGCGTCACCCATCTGCCCCAGGTGGCGGCTCGGGCCGACTGGCAATGGCAGGTGGCCAAATCCCGTAGCGGGGAAACGGTGACCAGCCGGGTGTCCGTGCTGGATAAATCGGGCCGGGTGGAGGAAATCGCCCGTATGTTGGGTGGGGTGGAAATTACCGCCACTACCCGCCGCCACGCCAAGGAATTGCTGGAAGGCTAG
- the fur gene encoding ferric iron uptake transcriptional regulator gives MSNSQSLKNIGLKATFPRLKILELFENCAVRHLSAEDVYKLLIGEGMDIGLATVYRVLTQFEQAGLLQRHYFEAGKAVFELNQGNHHDHLVCLNCGRVEEFHDPEIERRQAKIAKERGFVIQEHELYLYVDCIKENCPHRNQGEGKPRHLG, from the coding sequence ATGAGCAACTCCCAGAGCTTAAAAAACATCGGTCTAAAGGCCACTTTTCCCCGCCTGAAAATTCTCGAGCTCTTCGAAAACTGCGCCGTACGGCACCTGTCGGCGGAAGACGTCTATAAGTTGCTGATTGGGGAAGGCATGGATATTGGCCTGGCCACGGTTTACCGGGTGCTAACCCAATTCGAACAGGCCGGACTGCTGCAACGCCACTATTTTGAAGCAGGCAAGGCGGTGTTTGAACTGAACCAGGGCAATCACCACGATCACCTGGTCTGTCTCAACTGCGGCCGGGTGGAAGAATTCCACGATCCGGAGATCGAGCGCCGCCAGGCCAAAATCGCCAAAGAGCGGGGCTTCGTGATCCAGGAACACGAGCTGTATCTCTATGTGGATTGCATCAAGGAAAACTGCCCCCACCGCAACCAGGGGGAAGGTAAGCCCCGGCACCTGGGCTAA
- the dapB gene encoding 4-hydroxy-tetrahydrodipicolinate reductase — protein MTALNIAVAGASGRMGRMLIEATLQDGTAKLAAAFDRPGSPAVGKDAGEALGVQTGVAIGDQPEAAIAQATCLIDFTRPEGTLEHLELCRRHGVAMVIGTTGFDEAGKAAIAAAAQEIPVVFAPNMAVGVNLVFKLLDTAARILNEGYDIEVVEAHHRHKVDAPSGTALRMGEVLAQALGRDLADCAVYGREGVTGERDPSTIGFATVRGGDIVGDHTVMFCGLGERVEITHKASSRMTFAMGSLRAARFLAEKKSGLFDMQDVLGLR, from the coding sequence ATGACTGCACTGAATATCGCGGTGGCCGGCGCCTCCGGCCGCATGGGTCGGATGTTGATTGAAGCTACTTTGCAGGATGGGACGGCCAAGCTGGCCGCTGCCTTTGACCGGCCGGGCAGCCCGGCGGTGGGCAAGGATGCGGGGGAAGCCCTGGGGGTGCAAACCGGGGTGGCTATCGGGGATCAGCCGGAAGCGGCCATTGCTCAGGCCACCTGCCTGATCGACTTCACCCGTCCGGAAGGCACTCTGGAGCATTTGGAACTGTGCCGTCGGCACGGCGTGGCCATGGTCATCGGCACCACCGGCTTTGACGAAGCGGGCAAGGCGGCCATTGCTGCCGCCGCCCAGGAAATCCCCGTGGTTTTTGCGCCCAACATGGCGGTGGGGGTAAATCTGGTGTTCAAACTCCTGGATACGGCGGCCCGGATTCTCAACGAAGGTTACGACATCGAGGTGGTGGAAGCCCACCACCGGCATAAGGTGGATGCGCCCTCCGGCACCGCCCTGCGCATGGGGGAAGTGTTGGCTCAGGCCTTGGGTCGGGATCTGGCCGATTGCGCCGTCTATGGCCGGGAAGGGGTAACCGGGGAACGGGATCCTTCCACCATCGGCTTCGCCACGGTGCGGGGCGGGGATATTGTGGGGGATCACACCGTAATGTTCTGCGGCCTTGGGGAACGGGTGGAAATCACCCACAAGGCCAGCAGCCGCATGACCTTTGCCATGGGCAGTCTGCGGGCGGCCCGTTTCCTGGCGGAAAAGAAAAGCGGTCTCTTCGACATGCAGGATGTGCTGGGGCTGCGCTAA
- the carA gene encoding glutamine-hydrolyzing carbamoyl-phosphate synthase small subunit translates to MSLLPTFPPALLALADGTVFRGYAIGAEGSSTGEVVFNTAMTGYQEILTDPSYCRQIVTLTYPHIGNTGCNAEDFESRANFAAGLVIRELPVQASNWRMGQTLPEYLKEHGIVAIAGIDTRKLTRLLREKGAQAGCVMAGANLDEAAALAQARAFPGLAGMDLAKVVSADQPYAWSEGEWDLKAGYRPVEKRPFKVVAYDFGVKRNILRMLASRGCDVEVVPAQTPAKDVLARQPDGVFLSNGPGDPEPCDYAIQAIQEVLAAKVPTFGICLGHQLLALASGAKTVKMKFGHHGANHPVKDLETGQVLITSQNHGFAVDQATLPANLKATHVSLFDGSLQGVSRTDVPAFSFQGHPEASPGPHDLAYLFDRFIRLMQDKKAENA, encoded by the coding sequence GTGTCCTTGCTTCCCACCTTTCCGCCAGCCCTGCTTGCTCTCGCCGATGGAACCGTTTTTCGCGGTTATGCCATCGGTGCAGAAGGTTCGAGCACGGGTGAGGTCGTCTTCAATACGGCTATGACCGGGTATCAGGAAATCCTGACGGACCCGTCCTATTGCCGCCAAATCGTCACCCTAACCTATCCCCACATCGGCAACACGGGCTGCAACGCCGAGGACTTCGAGTCCCGGGCGAATTTTGCTGCCGGGCTGGTGATCCGGGAATTGCCTGTCCAGGCTTCCAACTGGCGCATGGGCCAGACCCTGCCGGAATACCTGAAAGAACACGGTATTGTGGCCATTGCGGGCATCGATACCCGTAAGCTGACCCGCCTGTTGCGGGAAAAGGGGGCCCAGGCCGGTTGCGTCATGGCTGGCGCCAACCTGGATGAGGCCGCTGCCCTGGCCCAGGCCCGGGCATTTCCCGGGCTGGCCGGGATGGATCTGGCCAAGGTGGTCAGCGCGGATCAGCCCTACGCCTGGAGCGAAGGGGAGTGGGATTTGAAGGCCGGTTACCGGCCTGTGGAAAAGCGCCCCTTCAAAGTGGTGGCCTACGATTTCGGCGTCAAGCGCAACATTCTGCGCATGTTGGCCAGTCGGGGCTGTGATGTGGAAGTGGTGCCGGCCCAGACCCCGGCTAAGGACGTGCTCGCCCGCCAGCCGGATGGGGTGTTTCTCTCCAACGGTCCCGGGGATCCGGAACCTTGCGATTACGCCATTCAGGCCATCCAGGAAGTGCTGGCCGCTAAGGTGCCCACTTTCGGTATCTGTCTGGGGCACCAGCTTCTGGCCCTGGCCTCCGGTGCCAAGACCGTGAAAATGAAATTCGGCCACCACGGCGCCAATCACCCGGTGAAGGATCTGGAAACCGGCCAGGTGTTGATCACCAGCCAGAACCACGGGTTTGCCGTGGATCAGGCTACCCTGCCGGCCAATCTTAAGGCCACCCACGTTTCCCTCTTCGACGGTTCCCTGCAAGGCGTCTCCCGTACCGATGTGCCCGCGTTCTCCTTCCAGGGGCACCCGGAAGCCAGCCCGGGTCCCCACGACCTGGCCTATCTGTTCGATCGGTTCATTCGGCTGATGCAAGACAAAAAGGCGGAAAATGCCTAA
- a CDS encoding outer membrane protein assembly factor BamE — MIPSFSCHFSTRSLFFAAGVAVFGLVGCSHVPRVVTEYKIDVQQGNYITQDMIAQLRPGLSKDQVRYILGTPLLTDIFHGERWDYLYRLEKGKTGEVESRKFSVFFTDGVLARVSGDVVPAQPAKEGEGAAGDGDTASKQRVVDLGSIPEDGSVTPPPLEQKGFFGKLMEKVGL; from the coding sequence ATGATTCCTTCTTTTTCCTGCCATTTTTCTACCCGTTCCCTGTTTTTCGCCGCCGGCGTAGCAGTCTTTGGACTGGTGGGCTGCTCCCATGTTCCCCGGGTGGTGACGGAGTACAAAATCGATGTCCAGCAGGGTAACTACATTACCCAGGACATGATCGCCCAGCTGCGCCCCGGTCTTTCCAAGGACCAGGTGCGCTACATCCTGGGAACTCCTCTGTTGACGGACATTTTCCATGGGGAGCGGTGGGATTACCTCTATCGCCTGGAAAAAGGTAAGACCGGGGAAGTGGAAAGCCGGAAATTTTCCGTCTTCTTCACGGATGGCGTGCTGGCCCGGGTCAGCGGCGATGTGGTTCCCGCCCAGCCAGCCAAGGAAGGGGAGGGGGCTGCCGGGGACGGGGATACCGCCTCCAAACAGCGGGTGGTGGATTTAGGCTCCATTCCGGAGGATGGCAGCGTGACGCCGCCGCCTCTGGAACAAAAGGGCTTTTTTGGCAAATTGATGGAAAAGGTTGGTTTGTAA
- a CDS encoding NAD kinase: MHNSPTRSPSAFRTIALIGRYHSPEVAESLRALGRFLSQRGVVIVVESDTARNVGGDLPWEVKDFPAIGQDADLAIVLGGDGTMLNAARQLAPFRVPLVGVNQGRLGFMTDIGRHDMLSCMEDLLEGRFTRDERLVLAAVVSRDGKDICVNQALNDVVVDKGAIGKMIEFELFIDGEFIYHLRADGLIVSTPTGSTAYALSANGPILHPNLGGIALVPLCPHALTNRPVTVSERCDIELRITHAADARVHFDGQLTFDLKRGDCVHMRKAAHSTCFLHPPGYSYFAMLRQKLQWSERPKGV; the protein is encoded by the coding sequence ATGCATAACTCCCCAACCCGCTCCCCCTCTGCTTTTCGGACCATTGCCCTGATCGGGCGCTACCATAGTCCGGAGGTGGCCGAATCCCTCCGTGCCCTGGGCCGTTTTCTGAGCCAGCGGGGCGTGGTGATCGTGGTGGAGAGCGATACGGCCCGCAATGTGGGGGGCGATCTGCCCTGGGAAGTGAAGGATTTCCCCGCCATCGGCCAGGACGCGGATCTGGCCATTGTGCTGGGGGGAGACGGCACCATGCTCAATGCGGCCCGCCAGCTGGCCCCCTTCCGGGTGCCCCTGGTGGGGGTCAATCAGGGGCGTCTGGGTTTCATGACCGACATCGGCCGCCACGACATGCTGAGCTGCATGGAAGATCTGCTGGAAGGCCGCTTCACCCGGGATGAGCGTCTGGTGCTGGCCGCCGTGGTGAGCCGGGACGGCAAGGATATCTGCGTCAATCAGGCCTTGAATGACGTGGTGGTGGATAAGGGCGCCATCGGCAAAATGATCGAATTCGAGCTCTTCATTGACGGGGAGTTCATCTATCACCTGCGGGCCGACGGCCTCATCGTTTCCACCCCCACGGGCTCCACCGCCTATGCCCTGTCCGCCAACGGTCCCATTCTCCATCCCAATCTGGGGGGCATTGCCCTGGTGCCCCTCTGCCCCCACGCCCTGACCAACCGGCCAGTGACCGTTTCCGAGCGCTGCGACATCGAATTGCGCATTACCCATGCCGCTGACGCCCGGGTCCACTTTGACGGCCAGCTCACTTTTGACCTGAAGCGGGGGGATTGCGTCCATATGCGCAAGGCCGCCCACAGCACCTGCTTCCTCCATCCCCCCGGCTACAGCTATTTCGCCATGCTGCGTCAGAAGTTGCAGTGGAGCGAACGTCCCAAAGGAGTTTGA